Genomic window (Bacillus sp. BGMRC 2118):
CGTTTTTTTCATGAAGCTATTCAAATCAATAGAATAATCAATATAAACCTCACCATTATGATCGATAATAAACGGCAGACTCGTACCTGAATATGGACTCTCTACCGTTGGAGGGGTTTCATATCCAAGCTTCTCGTAATCTAATGAGTAGACATTTCTTGATAACTCTTTATCAAAAGGAGCAAAGCCATTAGAACGTTTATAAACAAGTATTCTTGATTTTAGATCTCTTATTTTGTCAGCTAATCGTAAATCAATTAACTTCACAGTAGGATTTTCCTCAACATCGACTAAGACATACTGATAAATCCCGCCACTCTCAAATGCTGTTGATGGAGGCTCCGGGATATACTGAGGTGTGATCTTCCCAAAATCAATTGGATATTTTTGATAAATAGGTGTTTCCATATCACGGTCTTTAATCGGGATAATTCCACCATTATCTTCCTTAAATCGATCAACCGCTCTCTGTACAGACTGTAATTGATCTTCATATGGTATGGAGTTCTCCGATAAGCGCTCCTCTGGATATAAACAGCCTGACAACAGTAATGTAAGAAATAATAATAATATACTAGTTTTTTTCATTTTATTCCGCCTTGTCATTTTGCTTATGTAGTAGTTATTCACTTACAGGTCCACTGAAAACAACGAATATCATGATAAGTCCCGCTATAATCATAAAACTATAGGCTAAAAAACCGGTAACCCATTTAAATATTCCTTTAAGTTTATATCGACTTAACATAATCGTTACAATGGCTAGGAACATTAAGATCATTGAACCGAAAGAAAACCACATTTTAATTAACCCTGTTGACATTTTCCTCACTCCTTCTTAGGAATCGACAAAATTATACCATAAATAGAACTCAATCACTACGAACAACTTTTTGTCATTTTTATGATTGTCTATGTATTAACCTCATTTTTTAGCTAATGAAGTTCATCGTTATTGTTCGTTTAAGTGAGTATAGTATTACCTCTTTTGGACAATGAGATCGTATGCTAAAGCTTACAAAAAGGCTGTTTCGTATAGATTGTTGCTGTGAGTAGAAATTCCAAAAGCGGGATTTTCACCTTATTATTTAAATACTTCTATACATTAAGAGAGTTGCTCATTTCTAATCCAACCTCAATTTAATCCTATAACTGGTTTTACACCAAGAAGAATTGTACTAAAAGCAACAAAGTTTTAGAAAAAGCCTATAAAAAAAACTGAAGTAAGGGGGGCGACCTTACTTCAGCCATGACTAAATGAACCCATCTATTCAGCTCAACTCAAAGTTTGCTTCATAGTAATTTATGCATCTTGCCTTGCATTTGCATCTTCAAAAAGCCTAAATATCTACTTATTTTTATTATTTATTTGAATTGGACTGCTACTATTCCTGTAAGTAATAAAGGGTTAAACCCTCTGAGAAAAAAAGGCAAAACTAATACTAGCCTGCCTATTTTTTGAACATTTTACCGATTGTGTTCATATCCATCGGCATATTATTGCTTACAATTGCTTTCACAATTTTATCTTCTTTTTCTTTTGAAACAGGTTTACCCGCAAGCGCAGATACTTGTTTAATTAACTGACGAACTGTTTTCTCGTCTTGAAAATTAGCACCTTTCACAGAATCCGCTACTTTAA
Coding sequences:
- a CDS encoding DUF2768 domain-containing protein, with the protein product MSTGLIKMWFSFGSMILMFLAIVTIMLSRYKLKGIFKWVTGFLAYSFMIIAGLIMIFVVFSGPVSE
- a CDS encoding stage VI sporulation protein F, producing MSLFDNIEKKTNIKKEDIFKVADSVKGANFQDEKTVRQLIKQVSALAGKPVSKEKEDKIVKAIVSNNMPMDMNTIGKMFKK